The sequence below is a genomic window from Methanobacterium sp..
CGGTGGAGGAAGTTTGATTGAAGGAATAGAGTTTTCATTGGCTATTCTGGCAATAATTGGAACTCATGAAACTGCCCACTATTTTGCTGCAAAAAAACATGGTATAAAAGCCACATTACCCTATTTTATACCTGCACCTACACTGATCGGTACTTTTGGTGCTGTTATAAATGTAAAGTCTGCAATACCTCATAAAAATGCTCTTTTTGACCTTGGAGCAAGCGGCCCAGTTGCAGGGATAATAGTTACCATCCCTGTTCTTGTAACTGGTCTTTATTTTTCTGATATAATTCCAATACAGACTGGATCGAGTATTATATTCTATCCTTCACTTCTTATGGGTATTATAGAATATTTTATTGGCTCAGGGGCACCTGCAGGATATTATATCCAGTTAAACCCATTAATACTGGCGGCCTGGGTTGGAATAATCGTTACTATGATTAATCTAATGCCTGTTGCATTTTTAGACGGTGGCCACATTTCCAGGTCCTTATTCAATGGAAAAATACATCAAATAATTTCAGTTATAGGGATTGGAGTTACTATTTTCCTTGGATGGATCCCGATGGCAATTTTAATGGCCATAATCATGTTCATGTCCAGAAAACATCCGGGAGCACTGGACAATGTTTCAAAAATCAGTAAAAACAGGAAAATAATAGCTGTACTTGTAGTTATTATATTTATACTCTGTCTATCTCCTGCGCCGTTTATTGCTGTATAATAATTAATAAGTTAAAAGAGATGTTTTATATGAAAGTTTATTACGAATGCGCACCCTGTTTTTTAAGACAGGCCAAAGAAGCGCTTGATCTTGCAACCTGCGATGAATCAGTCAAAATGGAAGTTATGGAAGAACTTATAAAGGTTATTTACAGGGATTTTGGTCCTGAAGCTGTTTCAAATGAGATTGGAACAAAAATACACCGAATTATAAAGGATAAGACTGGAAATAATGATCCATATCTTTTAGAAAAACAAAAAGGAAATGAAATAGCTTTGAAATTCCTTCCAAAAATTAAAGAAATACTTAAAAAGAAGAAT
It includes:
- a CDS encoding site-2 protease family protein is translated as MGIIKDIVANYFTVQSIYTGEKEFYFIVCDYNRNNFLQLIEDLDKIGYLPFIEEYDSNYRINIVKKPEHGKSRVHINVILFLATFISTVFAWPFFGGGSLIEGIEFSLAILAIIGTHETAHYFAAKKHGIKATLPYFIPAPTLIGTFGAVINVKSAIPHKNALFDLGASGPVAGIIVTIPVLVTGLYFSDIIPIQTGSSIIFYPSLLMGIIEYFIGSGAPAGYYIQLNPLILAAWVGIIVTMINLMPVAFLDGGHISRSLFNGKIHQIISVIGIGVTIFLGWIPMAILMAIIMFMSRKHPGALDNVSKISKNRKIIAVLVVIIFILCLSPAPFIAV